One genomic window of Streptomyces spiramyceticus includes the following:
- a CDS encoding DUF692 domain-containing protein has protein sequence MERLGIGIGWRPEIAGTVERLPGIDWVEAVAENICPGHIPDSLLRLRERGVSVVPHGVSLGLGGADRPDAGRLADLAARAEALGSPLVTEHIAFVRAGGPLTASPRLEAGHLLPVPRTWDALDVLCENVRIAQDSLPVPLALENIAALINWPDEDMTEGQFLAELVARTGVRLLIDVANLHTNHVNRGEDPAAALDELPVEAIAYVHVAGGMEKDGVWHDTHAHPVTQPVLDILAELRSRTNPPGILLERDDNFPPAEELSRELTTIRHTLTTTTATAAPPRGVARGGRGGRGNSATAAALAHRTATATAEAAPPRPADAATATRTRVALAQTALLSALVAGTPTPTGFDSARLRVQSRALAAKRADVVAKLAPELPEILGAAYRTAFLAYAKSRPMSAGYRRDALNFAEHLLAAGLPEDASARRRLTHWWQDRAAPRPPRRTTRLVRAARAALVRK, from the coding sequence ATGGAGCGTCTCGGAATCGGAATCGGCTGGCGGCCGGAGATCGCCGGCACGGTGGAGCGGCTGCCCGGGATCGACTGGGTCGAGGCGGTCGCGGAGAACATCTGCCCGGGCCACATCCCCGACTCCCTGCTCCGCCTGCGCGAGCGTGGCGTGTCAGTGGTCCCGCACGGCGTCTCGCTGGGTCTGGGCGGCGCGGACCGCCCGGACGCGGGCCGCCTGGCGGACCTGGCGGCCAGGGCGGAGGCGCTCGGCTCGCCCCTGGTCACCGAGCACATAGCGTTCGTACGGGCGGGCGGCCCGCTCACGGCGAGCCCGCGCCTGGAGGCGGGCCACTTGCTCCCGGTCCCCCGCACCTGGGACGCCCTCGACGTGCTGTGCGAGAACGTCCGCATCGCGCAGGACTCGCTCCCGGTTCCGCTCGCCCTGGAGAACATCGCCGCGCTGATCAACTGGCCCGACGAGGACATGACCGAGGGCCAGTTCCTGGCGGAGCTGGTGGCGCGTACGGGAGTCCGTCTCCTGATCGACGTGGCGAACCTCCACACGAACCATGTCAACCGCGGCGAGGACCCGGCGGCGGCGCTCGACGAGCTCCCGGTGGAGGCGATCGCGTACGTCCACGTGGCGGGCGGCATGGAGAAGGACGGGGTCTGGCACGACACCCACGCGCACCCGGTGACGCAACCGGTCCTGGACATCCTCGCCGAACTCCGATCCCGCACGAACCCCCCGGGCATCCTGCTGGAACGGGACGACAACTTCCCGCCCGCGGAGGAGCTGTCCAGGGAACTGACAACAATCCGCCACACCTTGACCACCACGACCGCAACCGCGGCCCCGCCACGCGGCGTAGCTCGCGGGGGTCGGGGGGGTCGGGGGAACAGCGCCACCGCCGCAGCCCTCGCGCACCGCACCGCCACCGCCACCGCCGAGGCCGCACCGCCCCGCCCCGCAGACGCCGCCACCGCCACCCGCACCCGCGTCGCCCTCGCGCAGACCGCCCTGCTCTCCGCCCTCGTCGCCGGCACCCCGACCCCCACCGGCTTCGACTCCGCCCGCCTGCGCGTCCAGAGTCGTGCCCTCGCCGCCAAGCGCGCCGACGTCGTCGCCAAGCTCGCCCCGGAGCTCCCGGAGATCCTCGGGGCCGCCTACCGGACCGCGTTCCTCGCGTACGCCAAGTCCCGCCCCATGTCGGCTGGTTACCGCCGCGACGCGCTGAACTTCGCCGAGCATCTGCTCGCCGCCGGCCTCCCCGAGGACGCCTCCGCGCGCCGCCGGCTGACCCACTGGTGGCAGGACCGCGCCGCCCCGCGCCCTCCGCGCCGTACGACCCGCCTCGTCCGTGCGGCACGTGCCGCACTCGTCCGGAAGTGA
- a CDS encoding DUF4142 domain-containing protein: MRRINGTALIIAALVATLGALAFPVWSYADRSGTGQANLNASTVATQWGPLSATDRDLLVKVRLAGLWELPAGQQAIERAPSEAIKEAGDHLVVGHADLDKRARTVAAQLGVPLPNQPTEQQQGWLRELSAASGKEYERKFANLLRNAHGKVFALIAQVRHTTRNSLIRQLASDSNQTVLDHITMLEATGLVDFDALANEAAGAATASPTGPPPPDGSVTVPSPPPAVPTGGQTFTSRPSAQPEGEIGSPAVNTNRPEPLP; this comes from the coding sequence TTGCGACGCATCAACGGAACGGCCCTCATCATCGCGGCACTTGTCGCCACCCTCGGCGCACTCGCCTTCCCTGTGTGGTCCTATGCGGACCGTTCCGGGACCGGCCAGGCCAATCTCAACGCCTCGACCGTCGCCACCCAGTGGGGCCCGCTGTCCGCCACGGACCGGGACCTGCTGGTGAAGGTACGGCTGGCGGGTCTGTGGGAGCTGCCGGCGGGGCAGCAGGCGATCGAACGCGCGCCCAGCGAGGCCATCAAGGAGGCGGGCGACCACCTCGTCGTCGGCCACGCCGACCTCGACAAGCGGGCCCGTACAGTGGCCGCACAGCTCGGCGTACCGCTGCCCAACCAGCCCACCGAGCAGCAGCAGGGGTGGCTCAGGGAGCTGTCGGCGGCGAGCGGCAAGGAGTACGAGCGGAAGTTCGCCAATCTGCTGCGCAACGCGCACGGCAAAGTCTTCGCCCTCATAGCCCAGGTCCGGCACACCACCCGCAACTCCCTGATCCGGCAGCTGGCGAGCGACTCCAACCAGACCGTCCTGGACCACATCACGATGCTGGAGGCCACCGGGCTCGTCGACTTCGACGCCCTGGCGAACGAGGCCGCCGGAGCCGCCACCGCGAGTCCAACGGGCCCGCCGCCGCCGGACGGCTCGGTCACGGTCCCGTCGCCGCCGCCCGCGGTACCGACCGGCGGCCAGACCTTTACGTCACGGCCGTCGGCGCAGCCGGAAGGCGAGATCGGCAGCCCGGCGGTGAACACGAACCGCCCCGAACCCTTGCCGTAG
- a CDS encoding peptidyl-tRNA hydrolase → MSTHDTPDSPFRHEQTARDEAPQYVLPLVVHIEKAEPPARTDALETAARAVLVMLADERSLGEGEWAEAVRDWQDARIRKVVRRARGAEWRKASALPGITVTGEAAEVRVFPPVPLDGWPKELAKLQVSGTDLDDPEPPPAAPPGPVMWLSPGLDMSAGKAMAQAGHGAQLAWWELSEVERKAWQDAGFPLSVRTPDAGRWQELTTSGLPVVRDAGFTEIAPGSCTVVADHPALRRLSRRS, encoded by the coding sequence GTGAGCACCCATGACACCCCCGACAGTCCTTTCCGGCACGAGCAGACGGCCCGCGACGAGGCTCCGCAGTACGTGCTCCCCCTCGTCGTCCACATCGAGAAGGCCGAACCTCCGGCCCGTACGGACGCCTTGGAGACCGCAGCCCGCGCGGTGCTGGTGATGCTCGCCGACGAGCGGTCGCTCGGCGAGGGCGAGTGGGCCGAGGCCGTACGGGACTGGCAGGACGCCCGGATCCGCAAGGTGGTGCGGCGGGCGCGCGGCGCGGAGTGGCGCAAGGCGTCGGCGCTCCCCGGCATCACCGTCACCGGAGAAGCCGCCGAGGTGCGGGTCTTCCCGCCCGTACCCCTGGACGGGTGGCCGAAGGAGCTGGCGAAGCTCCAGGTGTCGGGCACGGACCTGGACGACCCGGAGCCGCCGCCTGCCGCGCCGCCGGGCCCCGTCATGTGGCTGAGTCCGGGACTCGACATGTCGGCGGGCAAGGCGATGGCGCAGGCCGGCCACGGGGCTCAACTTGCCTGGTGGGAGCTGTCGGAGGTGGAGCGGAAGGCGTGGCAGGACGCGGGCTTCCCGCTGTCCGTACGGACGCCCGACGCAGGCCGGTGGCAGGAGCTCACGACGAGCGGGCTGCCGGTTGTGAGGGACGCGGGGTTCACGGAGATCGCGCCCGGTTCGTGCACGGTGGTCGCGGACCACCCGGCGCTGCGCCGCCTCTCACGTCGCTCCTGA
- a CDS encoding DUF4142 domain-containing protein: MRSVTAGTGLVVVALTATLAALIFPIWSYADRSGTGLAQLNAGTVPTRWGPLSAADRDLVVRIRLAGLWELPAGQQALARAPTRAVEEAGAHLVEGHTFLDARIREVAAQLNMELPNQPTAEQRGWLREFTEASGPAYETRFANILRAAHGKVFAVIAQVRHTTRNTLVRGLADDANTTVLDHIRMLEATGRVDFDALANEAAGTATASPTGPPPPAPPSRTTPPPAVPVTPSTGFPLPPPASRPKP; this comes from the coding sequence ATGCGTTCCGTCACCGCCGGCACCGGCCTGGTCGTCGTCGCCCTGACGGCGACCCTCGCCGCGCTGATCTTCCCGATCTGGTCCTACGCCGACCGCTCGGGCACCGGGCTTGCCCAGCTCAACGCCGGAACGGTCCCCACCCGGTGGGGACCGCTCTCCGCCGCCGACCGCGACCTGGTCGTACGCATCAGACTCGCTGGCCTGTGGGAACTCCCCGCCGGCCAACAGGCACTGGCGCGGGCCCCGACCCGTGCCGTCGAGGAGGCCGGCGCACACCTCGTCGAGGGCCACACCTTCCTCGACGCACGCATACGAGAGGTCGCGGCGCAGCTGAACATGGAGCTGCCCAACCAGCCCACCGCCGAGCAACGCGGCTGGCTCAGAGAGTTCACGGAGGCGAGCGGCCCGGCGTACGAGACCAGATTCGCCAATATCCTCCGCGCCGCCCACGGCAAGGTCTTCGCGGTCATCGCCCAGGTGCGCCACACCACCCGCAACACTCTCGTCCGCGGCCTCGCCGACGACGCCAATACGACCGTCCTGGACCACATCCGGATGCTGGAGGCAACCGGCCGTGTCGACTTCGACGCCCTGGCGAACGAGGCCGCCGGAACCGCCACCGCGAGCCCCACAGGCCCGCCGCCGCCCGCCCCGCCGTCCCGCACCACCCCGCCACCGGCCGTCCCGGTAACGCCGTCCACCGGCTTCCCGCTGCCGCCCCCGGCGAGCCGCCCCAAGCCATGA
- the hemQ gene encoding hydrogen peroxide-dependent heme synthase, translated as MTDAPETVTSPRGPNAGKKAKDLNDVIRYTLWSVFRLRDVLPDDTARAGYADEVQELFDQLAAKDVTVRGTYDVSGLRADADVMIWWHAETADQLQEAYNLFRRTKLGRALEPVWSNMALHRPAEFNKSHIPAFLADETPRNYVSVYPFVRSYDWYLLPDEDRRRMLADHGKMARGYPDVRANTVASFSLGDYEWLLAFEADELYRIVDLMRHLRASEARMHVREEVPFYTGRRKDIADLVAGLA; from the coding sequence ATGACTGATGCTCCGGAGACTGTGACATCCCCCCGAGGCCCCAACGCCGGCAAGAAGGCCAAGGACCTCAACGACGTCATCCGTTACACCCTGTGGTCCGTCTTCAGGCTTCGGGATGTGCTACCGGATGACACCGCGCGCGCCGGGTACGCGGACGAGGTGCAGGAGCTGTTCGACCAGCTCGCCGCGAAGGACGTCACCGTGCGCGGTACGTACGACGTGTCCGGGCTGCGCGCCGACGCCGACGTCATGATCTGGTGGCACGCGGAGACCGCGGACCAGCTCCAGGAGGCGTACAACCTCTTCCGCCGCACCAAGCTGGGCCGCGCGCTGGAACCGGTCTGGTCGAACATGGCGCTGCACCGCCCCGCCGAGTTCAACAAGTCGCACATCCCGGCCTTCCTGGCCGACGAGACGCCGCGCAACTACGTCAGCGTCTACCCCTTCGTGCGCTCGTACGACTGGTACCTGCTGCCCGACGAGGACCGTCGCCGCATGCTCGCCGACCACGGCAAGATGGCGCGCGGCTACCCGGACGTGCGGGCCAACACGGTCGCGTCGTTCTCGCTCGGCGACTACGAGTGGCTGCTGGCCTTCGAGGCCGACGAGCTCTACCGCATCGTCGACCTGATGCGGCACCTGCGCGCGTCCGAGGCGCGGATGCACGTGCGCGAGGAGGTGCCGTTCTACACCGGCCGGCGCAAGGACATCGCAGACCTGGTGGCGGGCCTCGCCTGA
- the hemG gene encoding protoporphyrinogen oxidase has protein sequence MSAHTHSPHVVVIGGGISGLAAAHRLVGAGARVTVLEATDRLGGKLLAGEIAGVTVDLGAESMLARRPEAVGLARAVGIGDRLQPPATATASLWNRGTLTPMPKGHVMGVPSDPAVLGGVLSKDALARMEQDHELARTEVGDDIALGEYVAARLGREVVDRLVEPLLGGVYAGDVYRTSMRAAVPQLFDAARTYDSLLDGVREIQRRAEDKQQTGPVFMGIEGGVGTLPGAVADAVRAGGGEILLDTPVLGLTRGAGGWEVRTDQRVIAADSVVLASPAWSASALLAAESPAAAAELSAVEYASMTLVTMAFRRRDVQGMPEGSGFLVPPVDGHTIKASTFSTRKWAWVDAAAPDLFVLRTSIGRYGEEEHLHREDDELVDVSLRDLGAATGLDARPVATEVTRWIGGLPQYPVGHPERVARVRAEVAKLPGLRVCGAAYDGVGIPACIASGQRAADEIMVTPAPARGTDPGAGE, from the coding sequence ATGAGCGCCCACACACATTCACCCCACGTCGTCGTCATCGGTGGCGGCATCTCCGGCCTCGCCGCCGCACACCGGCTGGTCGGAGCCGGTGCGCGCGTGACCGTGCTCGAAGCCACGGACCGGCTCGGCGGCAAACTCCTGGCGGGCGAGATCGCGGGCGTGACCGTCGACCTGGGCGCCGAGTCGATGCTCGCCAGGCGGCCCGAGGCGGTCGGTCTGGCGCGCGCGGTGGGCATCGGCGACCGGCTCCAGCCGCCCGCCACCGCCACCGCGTCGCTCTGGAACCGGGGCACTCTGACCCCGATGCCCAAGGGGCACGTGATGGGCGTACCGAGCGACCCGGCCGTCCTCGGCGGCGTCCTGTCCAAGGACGCCCTCGCGCGCATGGAGCAGGACCACGAGCTGGCGCGCACCGAGGTCGGCGACGACATCGCTCTCGGCGAGTACGTCGCCGCCCGCCTCGGCCGTGAGGTCGTCGACCGGCTGGTGGAACCCCTGCTCGGCGGCGTGTACGCCGGTGACGTGTACCGGACGTCGATGCGGGCCGCCGTACCGCAGCTCTTCGATGCGGCCAGGACGTACGACTCGCTCCTCGACGGCGTACGGGAGATTCAGCGGCGGGCCGAAGACAAGCAGCAGACCGGGCCCGTCTTCATGGGGATCGAGGGCGGCGTGGGCACCCTGCCCGGCGCCGTCGCCGATGCCGTGCGCGCCGGGGGCGGCGAGATCCTCCTCGACACGCCGGTGCTCGGCCTGACCCGGGGCGCCGGCGGCTGGGAAGTGCGTACCGACCAGCGGGTGATCGCGGCCGACTCCGTCGTCCTCGCGTCCCCGGCCTGGTCCGCGTCCGCGCTGCTCGCCGCCGAGTCGCCGGCCGCGGCGGCCGAACTGTCAGCCGTCGAGTACGCGTCGATGACGCTGGTCACCATGGCCTTCAGGCGCCGGGACGTGCAAGGGATGCCGGAGGGGTCCGGTTTCCTGGTGCCGCCCGTGGACGGGCACACCATCAAGGCGTCGACCTTCTCGACCCGCAAGTGGGCCTGGGTGGACGCCGCCGCGCCCGACCTCTTCGTACTGCGTACCTCCATCGGGCGATACGGCGAGGAGGAGCACCTGCACCGCGAGGACGACGAACTGGTTGATGTGTCCCTGCGGGATCTCGGGGCGGCGACCGGCCTCGACGCCCGGCCCGTGGCCACCGAGGTCACCCGCTGGATCGGCGGCCTTCCGCAGTACCCCGTAGGCCACCCGGAGCGTGTCGCGCGGGTGCGGGCCGAGGTCGCGAAGCTGCCCGGACTGCGGGTCTGCGGTGCGGCGTACGACGGTGTGGGCATCCCGGCGTGCATCGCGAGCGGGCAGCGCGCCGCCGACGAGATCATGGTCACCCCGGCCCCGGCGCGGGGCACGGATCCGGGCGCGGGAGAATAG
- a CDS encoding TIGR04222 domain-containing membrane protein encodes MTVLALLITLAVVVASVVLTRGVTAIRRSAAGAGGGAVQDVMEAAFLNGGPSRTVDTALAAMHQDGRLAIGGPGIVSARSTVTRDPVERAVLHELAAAPNGALHTLRHAVMRNSAVQEVGDSLAFRGLMVPPHAGHNWRTRSHILTLACVLGFPAAVVVSFVEDSGIPFVVKILPALILGIASGAGNASRAAARVTPAGRAAAAAYRIAHAYRTDAGHLVALGGLRALPDPDLYAQLQAAARQTPRSRTTRAGTTSSTSDSSMYAAAGVVVWCASSGPGGSSCGSSGDSGSGYDSGSGSGGSSCSGSSGSSCSSSSGSSCGGGSSCSSSS; translated from the coding sequence ATGACCGTCCTCGCCCTGCTGATCACGCTCGCCGTGGTCGTCGCCTCCGTGGTCCTGACCAGAGGCGTTACCGCCATCCGCCGCAGCGCCGCCGGCGCCGGCGGCGGCGCCGTCCAAGACGTCATGGAGGCGGCCTTCCTCAACGGCGGCCCTTCCCGCACCGTGGACACCGCCCTCGCCGCCATGCACCAGGACGGCCGCCTGGCCATCGGCGGCCCCGGCATCGTCTCGGCCCGGAGCACCGTCACCCGCGACCCGGTGGAACGGGCCGTGCTCCACGAGCTCGCCGCCGCGCCCAACGGCGCGCTGCACACCCTCCGCCACGCGGTGATGCGCAACTCAGCCGTGCAGGAGGTCGGCGACAGCCTCGCGTTCCGCGGCCTGATGGTGCCCCCGCACGCCGGCCACAACTGGCGCACCCGCAGCCACATCCTGACGCTGGCCTGCGTCCTGGGCTTCCCGGCGGCCGTCGTCGTCTCGTTCGTGGAGGACTCCGGCATCCCCTTCGTCGTCAAGATTCTGCCCGCGCTGATCCTCGGCATCGCGAGCGGCGCGGGCAACGCGTCCAGGGCCGCCGCCCGCGTCACCCCCGCCGGCCGGGCGGCCGCCGCGGCGTACCGCATCGCGCACGCGTACCGGACCGATGCGGGCCACCTGGTCGCGCTCGGCGGCCTGCGGGCGCTGCCCGACCCCGACCTGTACGCCCAGCTGCAGGCGGCAGCGCGCCAGACGCCGAGGAGCAGGACCACCAGGGCCGGTACGACCAGCAGCACCAGTGACAGCAGCATGTACGCCGCAGCCGGAGTCGTCGTGTGGTGCGCCTCTTCCGGCCCCGGCGGTTCGAGCTGCGGAAGCTCGGGCGACTCCGGGTCGGGATACGACTCCGGCTCGGGCTCCGGCGGATCAAGCTGCTCCGGCAGCTCCGGCTCCAGCTGCAGTTCGAGCTCCGGCTCAAGCTGCGGCGGCGGAAGCAGCTGCTCTTCCTCCTCCTGA
- a CDS encoding DUF4349 domain-containing protein: MRAAHTSGHRSLKVLAAALLTASLALSGCGASDDSGAQSSAANGKAAAPAERAPGSGAEDQSGAQKPTGQGNAKKPPLAKTHVIRTATLSVEVDSATKALATARTAAENAGGMVGNETTERTEDDHVFSRIVLRVPQEEYDAVLKELTGTGKLLNRKADAKDVTDQVVDVESRIKSQRSSVARVREMMDRATKISDVVMLEGELNTRQTELEALLAQQASLQDRTTMATITLELSEPEAEETAKEDDDPGFLDALGGGWNAFVTTLKWVAMVLGAVAPFAAALALLYVLWRVLRGRLPHRAAPVAPPLPAPQEEN; encoded by the coding sequence ATGCGTGCAGCACACACGTCCGGGCACCGTTCACTCAAGGTCCTCGCGGCCGCTCTGCTCACCGCTTCGCTGGCGCTCAGCGGCTGCGGCGCGTCCGACGACAGCGGCGCACAGAGCAGCGCGGCCAACGGCAAGGCCGCGGCGCCCGCGGAGAGGGCGCCGGGCAGCGGCGCCGAGGACCAGTCGGGCGCCCAGAAGCCCACCGGTCAGGGCAACGCGAAGAAGCCGCCGCTCGCCAAGACCCACGTCATCCGCACCGCGACGCTCTCCGTCGAGGTCGACAGCGCGACGAAGGCCCTCGCCACGGCCCGTACGGCTGCCGAGAACGCCGGGGGCATGGTCGGCAACGAGACCACGGAGCGCACCGAGGACGACCACGTCTTCTCGCGCATCGTCCTGCGCGTCCCGCAGGAGGAGTACGACGCCGTGCTCAAGGAACTGACGGGCACCGGCAAGCTGCTCAACCGCAAGGCCGACGCCAAGGACGTCACCGACCAGGTGGTGGACGTCGAGAGCCGCATCAAGTCGCAGCGGTCGAGCGTCGCGCGGGTGCGGGAAATGATGGACCGGGCCACGAAGATCAGCGATGTGGTCATGCTCGAAGGCGAACTGAACACCCGTCAGACCGAGCTGGAGGCCCTCCTCGCCCAGCAGGCGTCGCTCCAGGACCGTACGACCATGGCCACCATCACCCTCGAACTCTCGGAGCCCGAGGCGGAGGAGACCGCCAAGGAGGACGACGACCCCGGCTTCCTGGACGCGCTCGGCGGCGGCTGGAACGCGTTCGTCACCACGCTGAAGTGGGTCGCGATGGTACTGGGCGCGGTCGCCCCGTTCGCCGCCGCGCTGGCGCTGCTGTACGTCCTGTGGCGCGTGCTCCGCGGCCGCCTGCCGCACCGCGCGGCGCCGGTGGCGCCGCCGCTGCCGGCACCGCAGGAAGAGAACTAG
- a CDS encoding GNAT family N-acetyltransferase — MKNVSFTELNGAVMTALLDDDLARASAEAGVVLTDYFLTDKALWLWRYRLGQMADDPAAAHWCGRLAVCGPDGAVVGHGGFHGPPDDAGMVEVGYSVDPAFRRRGYARATLTELLRRAAAAPEVTTVRASISPDNAASLATIAGFGFKEVGELWDEEDGIETLFEVPVRQPVRP; from the coding sequence GTGAAAAACGTGAGCTTCACCGAGCTGAACGGCGCGGTCATGACTGCCCTCCTGGACGACGACCTGGCCCGCGCCAGTGCCGAGGCAGGGGTCGTTCTGACCGACTACTTCCTGACCGACAAGGCACTGTGGCTGTGGCGCTACCGGCTCGGTCAGATGGCCGACGACCCCGCCGCGGCGCACTGGTGCGGGCGCCTCGCGGTGTGCGGACCCGACGGCGCGGTCGTCGGGCACGGCGGCTTCCACGGCCCGCCCGACGACGCGGGCATGGTCGAGGTCGGCTACTCGGTGGACCCGGCCTTCCGCCGCCGGGGATACGCCAGAGCCACCCTCACCGAGTTGCTGCGCCGGGCTGCCGCCGCGCCGGAAGTCACCACCGTGCGGGCCTCGATCAGCCCCGACAATGCCGCCTCCCTTGCCACGATCGCCGGCTTCGGCTTCAAGGAAGTCGGCGAGCTGTGGGACGAGGAGGACGGGATCGAGACGCTGTTCGAGGTGCCTGTACGGCAGCCCGTACGGCCCTAG
- a CDS encoding AIM24 family protein — protein MKSDLFASENMAQQATAPGMTLQNAKSVKYAVNGEMHARQGSMIAFRGNLQFERKGQGIGGMLKRAVTGEGLALMAVRGQGEAWFAHEANNCFIVDIEQGDALTINGRNVLCFDPTLSYEIKTVKGAGMTGGGLFNSVFTGYGKLAVICEGNPIVIPVSQQWPVYVDTDAVVGWSAHLNTSLHRSQSVGSMIRGGSGEAVQLMLQGDGFVIVRPSELKTEKASAS, from the coding sequence ATGAAGAGCGATCTTTTTGCCTCAGAGAACATGGCGCAGCAGGCCACCGCCCCCGGTATGACCCTCCAGAACGCCAAGTCGGTCAAGTACGCCGTCAACGGCGAAATGCACGCGCGGCAGGGCTCGATGATCGCCTTCCGCGGCAATCTCCAGTTCGAACGCAAGGGCCAGGGCATAGGCGGCATGCTCAAGCGCGCTGTCACCGGCGAAGGCCTGGCTCTCATGGCCGTACGCGGCCAGGGCGAGGCGTGGTTCGCGCACGAGGCCAACAACTGCTTCATCGTCGACATAGAGCAGGGCGACGCGCTCACCATCAACGGCCGCAATGTGCTCTGTTTCGACCCGACCCTTTCGTACGAGATCAAGACGGTGAAGGGCGCCGGCATGACCGGCGGCGGGCTCTTCAACAGCGTCTTCACCGGCTACGGCAAGCTCGCCGTGATCTGCGAGGGCAACCCCATCGTGATCCCCGTGAGCCAGCAGTGGCCGGTGTACGTCGACACCGACGCGGTGGTGGGCTGGAGCGCCCATCTCAACACGTCGCTGCACCGCTCGCAGTCGGTCGGTTCCATGATCCGCGGCGGCTCGGGCGAGGCGGTCCAGCTGATGCTCCAGGGCGACGGCTTCGTGATCGTGCGGCCGAGCGAGCTCAAGACCGAGAAGGCATCGGCAAGCTGA
- a CDS encoding alpha/beta hydrolase, which translates to MRAVAMYGTLASLGSLVLTAIVAAPAGSAEFPALPALLTPPASAEARGTALAAKRAAVAGIAFGKCPASEGLPSPAQCGTVKVPLDYAAPDGRQISLTVSRVKADGKGADGKGVSGKGAKGKAVARQGALVFNPGGPGASGMYFPMVASMPEWKRISAAYDLVGYAPRGVGRSAPLSCQAPKDFAKAPTQSPSDPSVAYKRERIAQAKAYAAGCARNGGDALPHYTSLNNARDLEVLRAALGQKKLTFMGASYGTYLGALYATLYPSHVRRMVFDSAVNPDPHQIWYRSNLDQSLAFETRWHDFRAWVAKHDKWYHLGKTPDAVLASYEKVRARLAHRPAGGTVGPGELQTAFLRAGYFDSYWALRATALTQYLKGNPEPLIEQAAPSPETAWDDENSNAVYTAIECNDAPWPTDWHVWNRDNTELARHAPFETWDNVWMNLPCAYWSAPRQVPLDVRTGPGALPPTLILAAERDAATPYKGALELQRRLNGSVLVTERNAGTHGIGGGENKCVNGHMETYLLTGRTPVRRAECAPHPEPNPVSLDERAVARRPAPAV; encoded by the coding sequence ATGAGAGCAGTAGCGATGTACGGGACCCTGGCATCCCTCGGCTCCCTGGTCCTGACCGCCATCGTCGCCGCCCCCGCCGGCAGCGCCGAATTTCCCGCACTTCCCGCACTGCTCACACCCCCCGCGTCCGCCGAGGCCCGCGGCACCGCGCTCGCCGCCAAGCGCGCGGCCGTCGCCGGGATCGCCTTCGGCAAGTGCCCCGCGTCCGAGGGCCTGCCTTCCCCGGCGCAGTGCGGCACGGTCAAAGTCCCCCTCGACTACGCCGCCCCTGACGGACGTCAGATCTCACTGACCGTCAGCCGCGTGAAAGCCGACGGCAAAGGGGCCGACGGCAAAGGGGTCAGCGGCAAGGGGGCCAAGGGCAAGGCCGTCGCACGCCAGGGCGCGCTCGTCTTCAACCCCGGCGGCCCCGGGGCCTCCGGCATGTACTTCCCGATGGTCGCGTCGATGCCCGAGTGGAAGCGGATCAGCGCGGCGTACGACCTGGTCGGCTACGCCCCGCGCGGCGTCGGCCGCTCGGCCCCGCTGTCCTGCCAGGCGCCGAAGGACTTCGCCAAGGCCCCCACCCAGTCCCCGTCCGACCCCTCCGTCGCGTACAAGCGGGAGCGGATCGCCCAGGCCAAGGCGTACGCGGCAGGCTGTGCCCGCAACGGGGGCGACGCGCTGCCCCACTACACGTCCCTCAACAACGCCCGCGACCTGGAAGTCCTGCGGGCGGCGCTGGGCCAGAAGAAGCTGACCTTCATGGGCGCCTCGTACGGCACGTATCTGGGCGCCCTGTACGCGACGCTCTACCCCAGCCACGTACGCCGCATGGTCTTCGATTCGGCGGTCAACCCCGACCCCCACCAGATCTGGTACCGCAGCAACCTCGACCAGTCGCTCGCCTTCGAAACCCGCTGGCACGATTTCCGCGCCTGGGTCGCCAAGCACGACAAGTGGTACCACCTGGGCAAGACGCCCGACGCGGTGCTGGCCAGTTACGAGAAGGTGCGGGCCAGGCTCGCCCACCGGCCGGCCGGCGGCACGGTGGGGCCGGGCGAGCTCCAGACGGCGTTTCTGAGGGCCGGTTACTTCGACAGCTACTGGGCGCTGCGCGCCACCGCGCTCACCCAGTATCTGAAGGGCAACCCGGAGCCGCTGATCGAACAGGCCGCGCCCAGTCCCGAGACCGCGTGGGACGACGAGAACAGCAACGCCGTGTACACCGCCATCGAGTGCAATGACGCGCCCTGGCCGACGGACTGGCACGTGTGGAACCGCGACAACACCGAGCTGGCACGCCACGCGCCGTTCGAGACCTGGGACAACGTCTGGATGAATCTGCCGTGTGCCTACTGGAGCGCGCCCCGCCAGGTACCCCTGGACGTCCGTACGGGTCCCGGTGCGCTGCCTCCGACGCTGATCCTGGCCGCCGAGCGGGACGCGGCGACGCCGTACAAGGGCGCGCTGGAGCTTCAGCGGCGGCTGAACGGCTCCGTCCTCGTCACGGAGCGGAATGCCGGTACGCACGGCATCGGCGGCGGCGAGAACAAGTGCGTCAACGGCCACATGGAGACGTATCTCCTGACCGGACGGACGCCGGTGCGGCGCGCGGAATGCGCGCCGCACCCGGAGCCGAACCCGGTGTCGCTGGACGAGCGGGCAGTGGCCAGGAGGCCTGCGCCCGCTGTCTGA